In Anguilla rostrata isolate EN2019 chromosome 1, ASM1855537v3, whole genome shotgun sequence, a genomic segment contains:
- the LOC135262969 gene encoding C-type mannose receptor 2-like isoform X1, with amino-acid sequence MKNRASVFPYLSVLAMKNRASVFPILIIVVMKNTASMFPVLIIIGLCSLISGLSPQYHFVIDQKNWTEAQKYCREKYSDLATIYDRDDIGSITEAVRSGFTGRAWIGLERGDLFKWHWSLADREFYSDREFDFRNWKQGEPNIDRNESECAAMYHTGEWFDDDCNNKKHFICIKGRRNDNKGFILLRQRKTWREAQTFCRQNHEDLVSVRNQSENQEILNVLQSESAWIGLFSDPWKWSDHSNSSFRFWRSKQPNNFGGNQNCVAAVLDNSGEWNDFQCKRSRPFFCQGRMKSKTPLPTIESATHSDKTTNQASKHTPQKSTTEPRTTERETTQFEKYITTTGPIDKQTSVTTYKYTERSTTEESIIERSAGDYLILLQENKTWSEALHYCREHHVNLVSVTTAATQNWVARKAENASTAHVWLGLRFTCAFKFWFWVRSEPGCYQNWAHGHEPAGMEVCGHAGAVESGGEHHWVSLPETERLNFICYTCDRQGH; translated from the exons ATGAAAAACAGAGCCAGTGTGTTTCCTTACCTGAGTGTTCTAG CCATGAAAAACAGAGCCAGTGTGTTTCCTATCCTGATTATCGTAG TTATGAAAAACACAGCCAGTATGTTTCCTGTCCTGATTATCATAG GACTTTGCTCCCTGATATCAGGGCTCTCACCTCAGTATCACTTTGTGATTGACCAGAAGAACTGGACAGAAGCTCAGAAATACTGCAGGGAAAAGTACTCAGACCTGGCGACAATCTACGACAGAGATGACATTGGGAGCATAACAGAGGCTGTGCGCAGTGGTTTTACAGGCAGGGCATGGATAGGACTAGAAAGGGGAGACTTGTTCAAGTGGCACTGGTCCTTGGCAGACAGAGAATTTTACAGTGACAGGGAGTTTGACTTTCGAAACTGGAAGCAGGGAGAACCGAATATTGATCGCAACGAGAGTGAGTGTGCAGCAATGTACCACACTGGTGAATGGTTTGATGATGACtgcaacaataaaaaacactttataTGCATTAAAG GAAGAAGAAATGACAACAAGGGCTTCATCTTGCTTCGGCAAAGAAAGACATGGAGAGAAGCTCAGACCTTCTGTAGGCAGAATCATGAAGATCTGGTCAGTGTGCGGAACCAGTCAGAGAACCAGGAAATACTGAATGTGTTACAGTCAGAGAGTGCATGGATTGGGCTGTTCAGTGATCCCTGGAAGTGGTCTGACCACAGTAACTCCTCATTCCGATTTTGGAGGTCAAAACAACCAAACAATTTTGGAGGAAATCAGAATTGTGTGGCAGCTGTGCTGGACAACTCTGGGGAATGGAACGACTTTCAGTGCAAGAGGAGTCGGCCTTTCTTCTGTCAAGGCA GAATGAAGTCCAAAACCCCTCTGCCCACCATTGAGAGTGCAACGCACAGCGATAAAACTACAAATCAAGCATCTAAACACACTCCTCAGAAAAGCACTACTGAGCCACGAACCACTGAACGTGAAACTactcaatttgaaaaatacatcACCACTACAGGCCCCATTGATAAACAGACGTCAGTCACCACGTACAAATATACAGAACGTTCAACAACTGAAGAGTCAATAATAGAACGCTCAGCTGGAG ATTATCTGATTCTGCTTCAGGAGAATAAGACCTGGAGTGAAGCCCTGCACTATTGCAGAGAGCACCATGTCAACCTGGTGTCTGTGACCACTGCAGCCACTCAGAACTGGGTGGCAAGAAAGGCTGAGAATGCTTCCACTGCCCATGTTTGGCTGGGCCTGCGCTTCACCTGTGCCTTCAAATTCTGGTTCTGGGTAAGATCTGAGCCTGGCTGTTACCAGAACTGGGCTCATGGACATGAGCCAGCTGGGATGGAAGTGTGTGGTCATGCAGGAGCTGTTGAATCTGGAGGGGAGCATCATTGGGTCAGCTTGCCAGAAACAGAGAGGCTCAATTTCATCTGCTATACCTGTGATc GTCAGGGACACTAA
- the LOC135262969 gene encoding C-type mannose receptor 2-like isoform X3 yields the protein MKNRASVFPYLSVLAMKNRASVFPILIIVGLCSLISGLSPQYHFVIDQKNWTEAQKYCREKYSDLATIYDRDDIGSITEAVRSGFTGRAWIGLERGDLFKWHWSLADREFYSDREFDFRNWKQGEPNIDRNESECAAMYHTGEWFDDDCNNKKHFICIKGRRNDNKGFILLRQRKTWREAQTFCRQNHEDLVSVRNQSENQEILNVLQSESAWIGLFSDPWKWSDHSNSSFRFWRSKQPNNFGGNQNCVAAVLDNSGEWNDFQCKRSRPFFCQGRMKSKTPLPTIESATHSDKTTNQASKHTPQKSTTEPRTTERETTQFEKYITTTGPIDKQTSVTTYKYTERSTTEESIIERSAGDYLILLQENKTWSEALHYCREHHVNLVSVTTAATQNWVARKAENASTAHVWLGLRFTCAFKFWFWVRSEPGCYQNWAHGHEPAGMEVCGHAGAVESGGEHHWVSLPETERLNFICYTCDRQGH from the exons ATGAAAAACAGAGCCAGTGTGTTTCCTTACCTGAGTGTTCTAG CCATGAAAAACAGAGCCAGTGTGTTTCCTATCCTGATTATCGTAG GACTTTGCTCCCTGATATCAGGGCTCTCACCTCAGTATCACTTTGTGATTGACCAGAAGAACTGGACAGAAGCTCAGAAATACTGCAGGGAAAAGTACTCAGACCTGGCGACAATCTACGACAGAGATGACATTGGGAGCATAACAGAGGCTGTGCGCAGTGGTTTTACAGGCAGGGCATGGATAGGACTAGAAAGGGGAGACTTGTTCAAGTGGCACTGGTCCTTGGCAGACAGAGAATTTTACAGTGACAGGGAGTTTGACTTTCGAAACTGGAAGCAGGGAGAACCGAATATTGATCGCAACGAGAGTGAGTGTGCAGCAATGTACCACACTGGTGAATGGTTTGATGATGACtgcaacaataaaaaacactttataTGCATTAAAG GAAGAAGAAATGACAACAAGGGCTTCATCTTGCTTCGGCAAAGAAAGACATGGAGAGAAGCTCAGACCTTCTGTAGGCAGAATCATGAAGATCTGGTCAGTGTGCGGAACCAGTCAGAGAACCAGGAAATACTGAATGTGTTACAGTCAGAGAGTGCATGGATTGGGCTGTTCAGTGATCCCTGGAAGTGGTCTGACCACAGTAACTCCTCATTCCGATTTTGGAGGTCAAAACAACCAAACAATTTTGGAGGAAATCAGAATTGTGTGGCAGCTGTGCTGGACAACTCTGGGGAATGGAACGACTTTCAGTGCAAGAGGAGTCGGCCTTTCTTCTGTCAAGGCA GAATGAAGTCCAAAACCCCTCTGCCCACCATTGAGAGTGCAACGCACAGCGATAAAACTACAAATCAAGCATCTAAACACACTCCTCAGAAAAGCACTACTGAGCCACGAACCACTGAACGTGAAACTactcaatttgaaaaatacatcACCACTACAGGCCCCATTGATAAACAGACGTCAGTCACCACGTACAAATATACAGAACGTTCAACAACTGAAGAGTCAATAATAGAACGCTCAGCTGGAG ATTATCTGATTCTGCTTCAGGAGAATAAGACCTGGAGTGAAGCCCTGCACTATTGCAGAGAGCACCATGTCAACCTGGTGTCTGTGACCACTGCAGCCACTCAGAACTGGGTGGCAAGAAAGGCTGAGAATGCTTCCACTGCCCATGTTTGGCTGGGCCTGCGCTTCACCTGTGCCTTCAAATTCTGGTTCTGGGTAAGATCTGAGCCTGGCTGTTACCAGAACTGGGCTCATGGACATGAGCCAGCTGGGATGGAAGTGTGTGGTCATGCAGGAGCTGTTGAATCTGGAGGGGAGCATCATTGGGTCAGCTTGCCAGAAACAGAGAGGCTCAATTTCATCTGCTATACCTGTGATc GTCAGGGACACTAA
- the LOC135262969 gene encoding C-type mannose receptor 2-like isoform X4 — translation MKNRASVFPILIIVGLCSLISGLSPQYHFVIDQKNWTEAQKYCREKYSDLATIYDRDDIGSITEAVRSGFTGRAWIGLERGDLFKWHWSLADREFYSDREFDFRNWKQGEPNIDRNESECAAMYHTGEWFDDDCNNKKHFICIKGRRNDNKGFILLRQRKTWREAQTFCRQNHEDLVSVRNQSENQEILNVLQSESAWIGLFSDPWKWSDHSNSSFRFWRSKQPNNFGGNQNCVAAVLDNSGEWNDFQCKRSRPFFCQGRMKSKTPLPTIESATHSDKTTNQASKHTPQKSTTEPRTTERETTQFEKYITTTGPIDKQTSVTTYKYTERSTTEESIIERSAGDYLILLQENKTWSEALHYCREHHVNLVSVTTAATQNWVARKAENASTAHVWLGLRFTCAFKFWFWVRSEPGCYQNWAHGHEPAGMEVCGHAGAVESGGEHHWVSLPETERLNFICYTCDRQGH, via the exons ATGAAAAACAGAGCCAGTGTGTTTCCTATCCTGATTATCGTAG GACTTTGCTCCCTGATATCAGGGCTCTCACCTCAGTATCACTTTGTGATTGACCAGAAGAACTGGACAGAAGCTCAGAAATACTGCAGGGAAAAGTACTCAGACCTGGCGACAATCTACGACAGAGATGACATTGGGAGCATAACAGAGGCTGTGCGCAGTGGTTTTACAGGCAGGGCATGGATAGGACTAGAAAGGGGAGACTTGTTCAAGTGGCACTGGTCCTTGGCAGACAGAGAATTTTACAGTGACAGGGAGTTTGACTTTCGAAACTGGAAGCAGGGAGAACCGAATATTGATCGCAACGAGAGTGAGTGTGCAGCAATGTACCACACTGGTGAATGGTTTGATGATGACtgcaacaataaaaaacactttataTGCATTAAAG GAAGAAGAAATGACAACAAGGGCTTCATCTTGCTTCGGCAAAGAAAGACATGGAGAGAAGCTCAGACCTTCTGTAGGCAGAATCATGAAGATCTGGTCAGTGTGCGGAACCAGTCAGAGAACCAGGAAATACTGAATGTGTTACAGTCAGAGAGTGCATGGATTGGGCTGTTCAGTGATCCCTGGAAGTGGTCTGACCACAGTAACTCCTCATTCCGATTTTGGAGGTCAAAACAACCAAACAATTTTGGAGGAAATCAGAATTGTGTGGCAGCTGTGCTGGACAACTCTGGGGAATGGAACGACTTTCAGTGCAAGAGGAGTCGGCCTTTCTTCTGTCAAGGCA GAATGAAGTCCAAAACCCCTCTGCCCACCATTGAGAGTGCAACGCACAGCGATAAAACTACAAATCAAGCATCTAAACACACTCCTCAGAAAAGCACTACTGAGCCACGAACCACTGAACGTGAAACTactcaatttgaaaaatacatcACCACTACAGGCCCCATTGATAAACAGACGTCAGTCACCACGTACAAATATACAGAACGTTCAACAACTGAAGAGTCAATAATAGAACGCTCAGCTGGAG ATTATCTGATTCTGCTTCAGGAGAATAAGACCTGGAGTGAAGCCCTGCACTATTGCAGAGAGCACCATGTCAACCTGGTGTCTGTGACCACTGCAGCCACTCAGAACTGGGTGGCAAGAAAGGCTGAGAATGCTTCCACTGCCCATGTTTGGCTGGGCCTGCGCTTCACCTGTGCCTTCAAATTCTGGTTCTGGGTAAGATCTGAGCCTGGCTGTTACCAGAACTGGGCTCATGGACATGAGCCAGCTGGGATGGAAGTGTGTGGTCATGCAGGAGCTGTTGAATCTGGAGGGGAGCATCATTGGGTCAGCTTGCCAGAAACAGAGAGGCTCAATTTCATCTGCTATACCTGTGATc GTCAGGGACACTAA
- the LOC135262969 gene encoding C-type mannose receptor 2-like isoform X2, which translates to MKNRASVFPILIIVVMKNTASMFPVLIIIGLCSLISGLSPQYHFVIDQKNWTEAQKYCREKYSDLATIYDRDDIGSITEAVRSGFTGRAWIGLERGDLFKWHWSLADREFYSDREFDFRNWKQGEPNIDRNESECAAMYHTGEWFDDDCNNKKHFICIKGRRNDNKGFILLRQRKTWREAQTFCRQNHEDLVSVRNQSENQEILNVLQSESAWIGLFSDPWKWSDHSNSSFRFWRSKQPNNFGGNQNCVAAVLDNSGEWNDFQCKRSRPFFCQGRMKSKTPLPTIESATHSDKTTNQASKHTPQKSTTEPRTTERETTQFEKYITTTGPIDKQTSVTTYKYTERSTTEESIIERSAGDYLILLQENKTWSEALHYCREHHVNLVSVTTAATQNWVARKAENASTAHVWLGLRFTCAFKFWFWVRSEPGCYQNWAHGHEPAGMEVCGHAGAVESGGEHHWVSLPETERLNFICYTCDRQGH; encoded by the exons ATGAAAAACAGAGCCAGTGTGTTTCCTATCCTGATTATCGTAG TTATGAAAAACACAGCCAGTATGTTTCCTGTCCTGATTATCATAG GACTTTGCTCCCTGATATCAGGGCTCTCACCTCAGTATCACTTTGTGATTGACCAGAAGAACTGGACAGAAGCTCAGAAATACTGCAGGGAAAAGTACTCAGACCTGGCGACAATCTACGACAGAGATGACATTGGGAGCATAACAGAGGCTGTGCGCAGTGGTTTTACAGGCAGGGCATGGATAGGACTAGAAAGGGGAGACTTGTTCAAGTGGCACTGGTCCTTGGCAGACAGAGAATTTTACAGTGACAGGGAGTTTGACTTTCGAAACTGGAAGCAGGGAGAACCGAATATTGATCGCAACGAGAGTGAGTGTGCAGCAATGTACCACACTGGTGAATGGTTTGATGATGACtgcaacaataaaaaacactttataTGCATTAAAG GAAGAAGAAATGACAACAAGGGCTTCATCTTGCTTCGGCAAAGAAAGACATGGAGAGAAGCTCAGACCTTCTGTAGGCAGAATCATGAAGATCTGGTCAGTGTGCGGAACCAGTCAGAGAACCAGGAAATACTGAATGTGTTACAGTCAGAGAGTGCATGGATTGGGCTGTTCAGTGATCCCTGGAAGTGGTCTGACCACAGTAACTCCTCATTCCGATTTTGGAGGTCAAAACAACCAAACAATTTTGGAGGAAATCAGAATTGTGTGGCAGCTGTGCTGGACAACTCTGGGGAATGGAACGACTTTCAGTGCAAGAGGAGTCGGCCTTTCTTCTGTCAAGGCA GAATGAAGTCCAAAACCCCTCTGCCCACCATTGAGAGTGCAACGCACAGCGATAAAACTACAAATCAAGCATCTAAACACACTCCTCAGAAAAGCACTACTGAGCCACGAACCACTGAACGTGAAACTactcaatttgaaaaatacatcACCACTACAGGCCCCATTGATAAACAGACGTCAGTCACCACGTACAAATATACAGAACGTTCAACAACTGAAGAGTCAATAATAGAACGCTCAGCTGGAG ATTATCTGATTCTGCTTCAGGAGAATAAGACCTGGAGTGAAGCCCTGCACTATTGCAGAGAGCACCATGTCAACCTGGTGTCTGTGACCACTGCAGCCACTCAGAACTGGGTGGCAAGAAAGGCTGAGAATGCTTCCACTGCCCATGTTTGGCTGGGCCTGCGCTTCACCTGTGCCTTCAAATTCTGGTTCTGGGTAAGATCTGAGCCTGGCTGTTACCAGAACTGGGCTCATGGACATGAGCCAGCTGGGATGGAAGTGTGTGGTCATGCAGGAGCTGTTGAATCTGGAGGGGAGCATCATTGGGTCAGCTTGCCAGAAACAGAGAGGCTCAATTTCATCTGCTATACCTGTGATc GTCAGGGACACTAA